In Polyangium spumosum, the DNA window GACCACGCGGGATCCGGCCGAGCGCCCCTCGCCCCTGGAGTTCGGCCGCGAGTTCGCCGCCGCGCTGTAGGTCACTCCGGAAGGACCGATATCGCGGCGAAGATCACCTGCCCGTTCGTCTGCGCGTCGACGCGCACCTGATGCACGTTTCCGGCCCGGAAGGCCTCCAGCATTTCGTCGGGACCGAGCTGGAAGGAGCCGACCGGGTCGTCATCGATGGGGTCGTCGTCCAGGAGCTCGACGGCGAGGCGCGTGGTCCCGTCGAAGGGGACGGCGCGGAAGGTGGGTGGACCCTGGAATTGCGGGGTGAAGGTATCTTCCTGGCCCGCGAGCACGACGGGCGCGGCCTCGATGGGCCCGAGGAGCGTCGCGCGCCCTTTCACGTCGGGTTTGTCGAGCGCGTCGTTCGCGGGCGCGGCGAGGGCCTTGGCGATCTCGACATAGGGCACGCGTCCGCGCAGCAGATTGCCGAAGAGGTCGATCTGGCTCGAATCGATCTGCCCGACGCCGTCCCACTTCTCGCCGCCGAATTTGCTGGGGGCGATCGTCACGCCGTGGAGCATGACGCGGCCCGAGGCGGGCAGTTCAGCGCTGGAGGCTGCGGGGGAGGGCCCGCAGCCGACGAGGAAAAGCGCGAGGAGGAGGAGCGAGCGCATGCGGGGCGAGGGTAGGGGGCTCGGCGAGGAGCGTCAACCTGCCCATTCTCCCTCGGCGGTCACTTCTTCCGTCGATAGGTCTGGCTCATGACCTCGGACCACTTCCCGTCCTGGCCCAGCATCTCCGAGCGCAGGACGCGCTCGTCGTCGCTCTTCAGCTCGATGATGTCCTTGAACTTCGTCATCTTGTCCGGCGCAGAGAAATCCGGGCCCTCGGTGTGGAGCGTCAGCACCTTCTCCTCCGCGTCGAGCGTGCCGTTGTCATAGATCCACATGTATTCCATGAACGAGCCGATGAACGTCCCCACGAACGCCTTCTTCTGCGGGTCGTAGCCGAACGTCCACAGCATGTGCCCCGTGTCTCCGCCGGGCATCTCGCCGCGCGCCTCGCAGAGGACCCAGATGTCGCCCATCGGGCGCACGACCTCCGTGCCGGTGATCTTCACGATCTTGCCGGGCTCCATCTCCATCTCGTGCTCGTACGTCCACTCGCCCACGAGCTTTTGCAGCCAACGATGTTCTTTCTTCGGTTCGGGCTTCATCAAAGCCTCCTTCGTTCCCGGTCAAACCACGAGGCACGTTCGTCGTCAACCGAAGAATCGACGCCGGTCCGGCCAAACCGTGCTCTGCTCCGAGGGCGACGTGGTTCGCGCTGGCGCAAATCGTTCGCTCGACAGCGCGCCGACCCCATGGGATGGGTGCGAACCCATGCAAAAGCAGAAACCCCGCCTCTATGGCATCCCGTTCTCCCCCTGGTCCGAGAAGGCCCGCTGGGCGCTCGATCATCACCGCATCGCCTACGAGAAGGTCGACCATCAGCTCTTGGTGGGCGACATCCGGCTCCGGATCCTCCTCCGCAAGCCGACGGGGCGCGTCACCGTGCCCGTCCTCGACGACCGCGGCGTCCTCTTCACCGATTCGTTCGACATCGCCCGCCACGCCGACTCCATCGGCGCGGGGCCGAAGCTCTTCCCTGCGGGCCGGGAGGCCGAGATCGAGGCCTGGAATCGGCGCAGCGAGGCCGGGCTCGCGGCGCTGCGGGCCGCGATGATCCTCCGGGTCCTCGACGAGCCCGCGGCCGCGAAGGCCATGTTGCCGAAGGGGATCCCGGACGTGGTCGAGCCGCTGCTCCTGCTCGTCGGTCGCCGCGTGATGGAGCTCTTCGCCGCGAAATACGAGATGCGCAAGGGCGCAGCGTCGCACCGGGCCGTGGTCGAGGAGAACCTCGATGCGCTCGAAGAGGCGCTCGCGGGCGGGCGGAAGTATCTGATCGGCGACACATTTTCGTATGCGGACATCACCATGGCCCTCTTGCTCCAGATGGTGCGGCCGGTCGACAAGCGCTTCATGTCGGTCGGACCCGGGGGTCGCGAGGGCTGGAGCAACCCGGACCTCGCGGAGCGGTATGCAGCGCTCCTCGCGTGGCGTGACGAGCTCTACGAGAAGCACCGCAAGAGCGCGTGAACGTGCCCCTCGGGTGAAAGGGCCCCTGATCGGGCGACGGCCGCGTGCGGCGCCTCGGATCGGGTTGCGAGCGCGGCCGGGTTCCCGTAAGCTCCGGCACGCAGATACAGGAGGCGTACATATGGAACAGGTCATCGATTGCGGGAGCCTCGAGGAGGCGCGGAACAAGGCCGTGAAGAAGCTCGAGGAGCTGCTCGGCAGCTCGCTCGGGCCTTACGTGAAGGTCGTCGTCGGCAAGGACATGGGCGGCAGCTCCCCGCTCGCCGGCACCGAGGTCGGCGTCGAGTATCGTTCGAGCAAGGCATGGGGCCGGATCCGGCTCGACTTCGACCCGAACAAGGGACCCCATTACAACGTCGAGACGCGCTCGGAGGCCTGGGCGTTTTGCTTCCCCGCGAGCAGCCACGAGGGCGCCGGCGGCGCGTGGGCGTCCCTCGGCGAGGAGGAAAAGGCTGCCGTGCAGCAGTGGATGCGCGGCATCGGCCAGCGGCGCGGCACCCGCTGAGCGCGCGGAGCCGGTCACGCCGCCTGCGACGCGGCGACCGTCCGCACGTCCCACCACGCCCCGATCGCGGGGGCCTTGGCTTCGACGGCCTCCTTCGCCGCATCCTCGAGGCTCCTCCGCTCCTCGGGCGTCAAATACCAGCTCAGGGCGGCTTCCTTGGTGAACTCGAACGTCACCTGCTGGAAGAAGTCCTCCCCGAACCTCTTTTCGAGGCGGAATCGCCTGGCGATGGCCTCGACCTGCTCGTCGTTGCGGAACCGCATCACGCTCTCCCGCGCCGAGAGCACGGCGGAGATGGGGGAGGTCACGCCTTCGAGGGCGCGCGTGATCCGATCGCTGAAGGCATTGCCCTCGGGCGCCGGTCTCTCGACGCCGTCGCGGATCTGCACGAGGAGGATGCCGCTCACGTTTTGCTCGATCCAGCTCGTCCGGAGGAGCTCGTCGAGCCAGCCGCAGGTGATGTTCACCCCGTAGTTGTCCCAGTATCCGGCATCCACGACCCGGCTGCGCGGCACGGTCGGCAGGGTGGCGGCGGGGGATACGAACGGAAAGGAAGCGCTCATGCGCGCCGCGGTCGCGAGGCGGAGGGTCGTCTTGAACGGCTCCGGGAAGAGCCGCCCGAGCTCGTACCCCGATCGCGAGTAAACGACCGTCGTCCCCTCCTCTCCGATCGCCGGCCCGTGCTGGACGAGTAACGGGTCCAGGCCGAGGTTCGAGACGAGCAGGCGTTTTCCTTTCTCGACGAGCATCGGGCTCCACACGAGCGAGGGGCACCAGCCGTCTTTTTCGTTGCGATCGAGGTCGGAGAGCTTCGTGCCGAGCGACGGCATGTTCTCCACGAAGGCATTCTCGAGCGCCGTCCCTCGATCGTGGAGCTCCTCGCGCGCGGAACCCTCCAGCCATGAAAGGACACGCGACGGCACGTCGCTGAACACGAGCGACGCCGCCACGCGTGAGAGGCACTCCTTGGCCACGTTCGCGACGAGCCAGTCCGCCCCGCCCTCCGTCGTGGACTCCTCCGGCGTGTTACCTTTGTGATACTCGGACGAACCTACCGTCTTCGCCGGGGCCTCGAGGGTCGAGGCCCAGTACGCCGCGCCCACCATCCCGCCGGACGCGCCGCTGATCATGCGGACGTGATAGGGGAACGCTCGGCGCTGATCCTCGTCGAGCTGCTTTTCGAGCGCGCGGAGGACGGCCGCGGTCCATACCGACGCGCGGATCCCGCCCCCGCTCGTGCAGACCAGCACGAGGGGCCGCTTGTGGCCGCTTTCGTCCGTCCAGCGGAACTCGCTCATCGTTCTGGGCAAGAGCCCCGCGCCGCTCGGGGCCGAGGCCTCGTAGTCCTCGAGGTGGCTATGCCGGCCGTCCGTGCACCCGCGTTTGCATGGTCTCTGGGGGAGGTGCCGATAGGCGGTGAGCAGGTCCGTGAATCTGGCCCGGTATCGGTCGCGGCCCAGGGCGAAGAGCCCGAGCAGGGCCGCGCCGACGAGGAGCAACGAATGCCACTTCTCGAGCCAGTATACGAAGAAACCGTCGATCGCCCCGAGCAACGCGAGCACGACGCAGAGCCCGGCCGCCGCGGGGATCTTCTGCGCGCGAAAGCAGCTCGCCACGAGGTAAGCCACGCCCAGGATCACGAAGAAGGTCGCGGCATACACGTGCTCGTGAATCGCCAACCCTCGCCCGTCGAACGCGCTCCGGACGCGCGAGAGGAGGGCCTCGTTCGTGCCCCCGAAGATGAACCCCAGCGTGATGACGAGGCCCACCTCGGCGCCGAGCAGCGTGTACACGGACGTCCCGAGATCACGCAGGCGCCACTTTCCACGCAGGCCCCGCGAAAACAAGGAGACGGCGGCGACCGCCGCGACCACGCCCCAGAGCGCGCCGACGTAATTCAGGACGTCGAGCGGGATCCCTCGGCCTCGGGAGCGGTGAAGCTCGTCGGGCGAGACGAGATAACTCACGTAAAAGAGCTCGCTCGCGAGCAACGAGAGGGAAATCCCGATGGCGAGCTGCGCCCTGCGGCTCTGCCCCCGGAACAGGTACGGCAGCCCGAGGCCACGCCCGAGCTCGAAGAAGAGCATCCCGAGGACCAGCAAAAGGGCCCCGAGCAGGAGGAGGTGCCGCGAGAAGTCGAAGAGGACGACGAGCACCCACGGGGGCGAGGTGATGAAATCGCGCAATGCCCCCATCATCCGGGCGTCCTCGGCCACCCGAGCCGGTGGAGCAGCGCCTCCAGGTGTTTCCACGCAGGCGCCGCCTTCACCGACGGATCACGATCGATCTCGTCCAGGAAATGCTGCAATTTCTCGGCGAGGCCACGCTCGGACGTGCTCAAGGCGCCCTCGAAGCGCGGGTGCAAGAGGTACGCGGTCGTCCCCGTCCGCGCGAGCAAGCTGTCGAGGAAGAGCTCCAGCCGCCGCGCGGCCTCGGCCCAGGCTCTATCGCTCTCCTCGCCCCCGCCCGTCGGGGGAGACGTCGATTGCATGTTCACCCAGTCGAGATCCTTGCCCCAGAGGCTCTGCTCGAGCGGCGACGAGAAGAGCGACAGGGCCGTGCCGAACCGGTCCACGGGCGAGCTCGCCTCGGCCTTCGCGGGGACCCGCGCGCGCCGGACGGCGTCCGCGATCCGGTGGAAATTGTCGTCCCGAAGCGAGAAGCCGATGAAGAGCATGTGGCGCATCAAGAGCAGCGCTTGCACGATCCCCGCGAGGGCCTGCCGGCGCAGGTCGTACCGCATGTAATCCTCGCGGGTGAGGACGATGTTATCGGGATCCGTCACGCAGCCGTGCATCTTGAGCAGCCAGCGCGAGGCGCCCGATCGTGGCTCGTGGGGCAGCACCGAGACCGTCCTGCCGGCGGCCTGCGACGCGCGCTCGAAGAGGGTATCGTAATTCGTCGTGATGACCTCCCTCGCGGGCAGCGCCGCGAGCAGCGCGTGCGACAGCGCATACCCGTGCACCCGGGAGAACGCCTCCGCGATCCGCTGCCCGAGGACCCGCTTCGTGGCTTGCGCAGGCTGGCTCGTCTCCATCCGCAGCTCGATGGCGCGGGCTTGATCGAGCGCCCCGAGCTCGCGCAGCGCCCCGAGCTCGGCCTCGTTCATCCCTGCCTCCCGCGCGAGATCCCGGAGCAGCCCTCCCCAGTCCGGCAAGCCGGCATTTTTGCTGACGCCCGCGCCGACGAAGAGCACGAGGTCCCCATTCCCGGCGGTGAGCGCGAGCTGCTCTCCCATGCGCCAGAGGTGCTCGTCGAGGCCGGGCCAGGCGGCGGGATCGGCCCCGCGTAATGCCTGCGCGGACGCATACGTGAGCTCGTCATTGGTCACGAGCGCGATGTCCACGTCCTTCGCGGCCGCCAGCCTTTGCAGGGCCGGGACGAGCGCGCGCACGACGTCTCCGGTCCAGTGGCGCTTGCCGCCATACCTCGTGCCGATGACCGGCAGGGCGAGCAGGTGCTTGGCGCGCCCATTACGCGGAGGTGAGCCATTGTCGCGCAGATCGTCCGTCACCCGCTCGATGAACTGCTCGGCGCCGGCGACGAACCAGGAGACGTCCGTGCTCGGCACGGCCCCGACATTGCCGACCCACGGGCGGGGGAGCCGCTCGTCCCAATCCACGACCTTCAAGACGCGCTGCTTCCCCCGCCGCCATTCCTCGGTGGGATCGGCCCAGCGCAGCTTCGCGCGATCGAGGTGGCCGAACGAGCGCGTCCAGCTCCGCGAGGGGACCGCGTCGATGTCACAAGGCACGAGCCAGGCGTCACAGCAGAGCTGCGTGAGGTCGCCATGTACGATGAAGAGGTGGCCGCTCATCGAGCTCTCCCGATCCTGCCGGATTGTACCGGAAACCACGCGCTCGAGGAAGCTCGTTCCTCCACGTCTGTCCTTCCTCGTCCTCGCCTGTCAGGAAAAACTTGACGCCGCGGCCCGACTCCTCCGAGCCTATGGGGTCGCTTTCGGCGACCCCGCTCCTTTCTTTTTGAAGAGGTGGCCGTGAGAAGAAGTACAAGGTTCGATTCATCGTTGAGGTTTCTGGCATCTCTCGCGACAGCGGCGATGCTCACCGCGGGCTCGGGGGCGCTCTCCGGCTGCTCGGACGACGCTCCGGGAGGTACGGGAGGTACGGGAGGTCAAGCAGGCGGCGGCGGCAACAACCAGGGCGGCAGCGGCAACCAGGGCGGCCAGGGCGGCCAGGGCGGCAGCATGGCCGAGTGCGCTGCGGCCGACGAATGCCCGGGGGCCGACACCGACTGCGCGACCCGCACCTGCGACGGCGGCGTCTGCGGCTTCACGTACGCGCCCCAGGGCACGGCGACGACCGATCAGTCGTCCGGCGATTGCAAGCAGAGCGTCTGCGACGGCCAGGGCGAGGTCACGAGCGTCGAGGACCCGACCGACGTGCTCGATGACGCAAACCCCTGCACCGAGGACACCTGCAACGGCGACACGCCCACGAACGAGAACCTCGCGATCGGCACGGCCTGCGACGTCGACGGCGGGAAGGTCTGCGACGGCGAGGGCAAGTGCGTCGAGTGCACCGATCCGGGCGAGTGCACGAGCGGCGTCTGCACGGAGAACACGTGCGTGCCGCCCACGTGTACGGACACCGTGAAGAACGGCAGCGAGACCGACGTCGACTGCGGCGGCCCGGACTGCTTGCCCTGCGACGACACGCTCGTCTGCGTCGAGGCGACGGACTGCAAGAGCGGGGTCTGCACGGACGGCACCTGCGCCGCGCCGATCTGCGACGATACGGTCGAGAACGGCGAGGAGACCGACGTGGACTGCGGCGGCCCTTCCTGCTCGCCCTGCGGCCCCGACAAGGGCTGCGTCGTCGACGGTGATTGCGTGGGCGGCACCTGCTCGGGCTCGATCTGCGTGCCGACCTGCACGGACGGCGAGAAAAACGCGAACGAGACCGACGCCGACTGCGGCGGCCCGCTCTGCCAGAAGTGCGAGGCGACGCAGACGTGCTCGATCGACGCGGACTGCGTGAGCGACGTCTGCGCGGCCGGCGTCTGCGCCGCGCCGAGCTGCGACGACGGCAAGCAAAACGGCGACGAGACCGGCATGGACTGCGGCGGCCCGACGTGTGGCCCCTGCGGCGACGGCCTCGGCTGCGCCGGCAACACCGACTGCGTGAGCGGCGTCTGCACCGGCAACGTCTGCCAGGCGGCCGTGTGCGGCGACGGCGTGAAGAACGGCGTCGAGGAGTGCGACGACGGCAACCAGGACGACACCGACGCGTGCCCGTCGACCTGCAAGCTCGCGGCGTGCGGCGACACGTTCGTGCAGGCCGGCGTCGAGGAGTGCGACGACGGCAACCAGAGCAACACCGACGCGTGTCCGTCGACCTGCAAGGTCGCGACGTGTGGCGATACGTTCGTGCAGATCGGCGTCGAGGACTGCGACGACGGCAACCAGAGCAACACCGACGCGTGCGTCGAAGGCTGTAAGTTTGCGGCGTGTGGCGACGCGTTCGTGGAGGCCGGCGTCGAGGCGTGCGACGACGGCAACCAGGACAACACCGACGCGTGCCTGTCGAGCTGCACGGCGGCGACGTGTGGTGACGCGTTCGTGCAGGTCGGCGTCGAGCAATGCGACGACGGCAACCAGGACAACACCGACGGCTGCGTCACGGGCTGCTTGCTGCCGACGTGCGGCGACGGCTTCAAGCAGGCGGGCGTCGAGCAATGCGACGACGGCAACACGGCCGCCGGCGATTGTTGCGCCCCGGGCTGCACGGTCGAGGCCGGCTGCGAGCTCGAGCCGAACAGCACCTGCGCCACGGCGCAGGCGCCCGTCGCGGCGCCGGTGACGATCAACGGCGCGATCACGCCGATCGGCGATCAGGACTTCTTCGCCTTCACCGTGCCCGCGACGGCGGATCTCAAGATCGAGACCTTCGAGGGCGCGCTGGGCGCCTGCCCGAGCGCCGACACGGTCATCCAGTTCCGCGGCGCGGACTGCACGACGGTGATCACCTCCGATGATCAGGACGGCATCAATAGCTGCTCGATGCTCGACTCGACCATCGACGCCGCGATGCGGCGCGTCGCCCCGGGCACGTATTACGTGCGCGTCGAGGACTGGCTGAACGACGGCACGATCCCGGGCTACCTGCTCGACATCTCGTTCAACGCGCTCTGCGGCGACGGCGTGAAGCAGGGCTCGGAGATGTGCGACGACGGGAACGTGGCGAACGGCGACGGCTGCGCCTCGAACTGCACGATCGAGGCGACGCCCGAGGTGGAGCCGAACGACACCTGCGCCGCGGCGACGGGCCCGTTCGTGGTGCCGCAGGACGCGAACGGCCTGCTCCTCACGGGCGCGATCACGCCGGTGGGCGACGACGACTGGTTCGCCTTCACGCTGCCCGGCACGGCGGACGTGCACATCGAGACGTACGACATGAACGGCCCCGGCACGTGCGCCTCGGTCGACACGGTGATCCAGCTCTACTCCGACTGCGCGACGCCGCTCGGACCGGAGCAGGACCAGGGGGCGATCGGCAACTGCTCGAGGATCGACCCGAACATCAACACCTACGCGCGCAAGCTGCCTGCGGGGACGTACCGCGTGAAGGTGATCGACTACCTCGAGGACACCGTCATCGCCGGCTACAAGCTGCAGGTGAAGCTCACGGCGCTCTGCGGCAACGGCGTCGTCGAGGGCACCGAGGAGTGCGACGGCAGCCCGGGCTGCACCGCGACCTGCGAGACGATCAAGGAGACGGTCTGCAACGACGGCATCGACGACGACGGCGACGGCAACGTCGACTGCGCCGACGCGGAATGCGCGTTCGCCTGCAGCGTGCCGTGCGGCGCGGGCGAGACGCTCGTGGCCTTCGGCTCGACGGACACGCCCATGGCCATCCCCGACGAGGACTTCACGACGAGCACGATCAACGTGCCCGTCCCGGGGACCGTGACGCGCGCGGTGGTGCGGCTCAACATCGCCCACACGTGGGCCGCGGACGTCGACGTGTCGCTCTCGTCGCCGGCAGGCACGCTCATCGACCTGACGAGCGACAACGGCTCGTCCGACGACAACTACACGAACACGATCCTCGACGACACCTGCGCGAACCCCATCGCGTCGGGGACGGCGCCGTTCACCGGTTGTTATTCGCCCGAGACGCCGCTCACCACGTTCAACGGGCAAGCGTCCGCAGGCGCGTGGCAGCTCGCCGTGGCCGACGACGAGGCGGCCATCGTAGGCACGCTGAACAACTGGTCACTCGCGCTCTGCGTGGCGCCCTGAAGCGCTGACCCACCCGATAACCCGGCGCTGCGATACGTGGCGCCGGGTCATCTCTCGCCCTGCTCCGAGCAAACCTCCTCATTTGTCACGCACGCGGCTCGTTCGCGTGTCCGCAAATCTTGTCCCCCGAATGACCCCTCCGTGTATCCTCCCCTCGTGCGCGACCGAACCGATGAACACTTCGTGAACCGCATCGAGGGAACGTCGATCGCGTCGGACATGCGCCCCGGTGTCTCGTACCGGGTCGAGCGGGTCATTGGTGACGGCGGCATGTCGCTCGCGTTTTTCGCGCTTCGTATTGCCCCCGATGGTCAAACACCGGTCGTCCTCAAGATCCTCCGCCCGCAGATGATCCACAGCACGGATCGGGCTGCCTTGCTCGCCGTCCAGAAAGAGGCCGTCGCGCTGGGCCGCCTGAACGAGCGATTGCCACCTGCGCCGTTCGTCGTCCGCCTGGTGGATACCGGCACGCTGCGCCTCCCCTACGGGCTCGAGACGCTCGCCGTCCCGTGGCTCGCGATCGAATACGTGCACGGCGGCGCCGAAGGGACCACGCTGGAGGAGCGTATGGCCCGCGCTGTCGATCGGACGGGCCATGCGTTCGATCCCGACCGGGCAGCCCACGCGATCGAGTGCCTCGCGCAGGGCCTCCACGCCATCCACGAGGTCGGCGTGATCCACCGGGACATCAAGCCCGGCAACGTGCTCTGTTGCGGCTTCGGCGCCGAGGAGATCTTCAAGATCGCCGATTTCGGCATCGCTCGCCCCGCCGGAATGACGGCCACCTTCGGCGCCATGCTCGTCGGCACGCCGGGGTACGCCGCTCCCGAGCAGCTCCTCGTGCGCACGGTGGGGCCGTACAGCGACGTGTTCGCCCTGGCCGCGGTCGTCTATTACATCCTCACGGGCGAGGAGTACTTCCATTTCGAGTTTCCCTCCGAGTACCCGACGGTCGTCCAGAGGGCCCCGCGGAGGCGGCTCGAGGACGCTGGGTGGCTTCATCCGGACCTCCGCGCGCGCCCCGACGCTTGCGCCGCCATCGACGCGGCCCTCGCCCGCGCCACGGCGTTCCGGGAGCAGGAGCGGCCCGCGAATCCGCGTCTGCTCGCGCAGATGATCGCCCCGTCGCTCCGGCATGGCGGCGGGCCGATTTCGCGCTCGGCGCCCCGCAGGCACAGGAGCCTGCTCCAGGACCTCTCGCCTCAGGAGATCCGTGTCTTCTCGACGAGGCGCGCCCCCGACGACGAACGCATCGTCCGCGCGGTCGCCTGGGACGGCGACGGGCGCTGCCTGGCCGTCACCTCGGAGGGGCTCGCCTTCTGGGATGGCTTCGATTTCCGCGCGGTGGCCGCGCCCGAGCCCCTCTCGCCCCAGGGCATCCATTTCGTGCTCCGCCTGGACGCGGGGCGGTGGCTCGTCGGCGGTGACGGCGCCACGGCCGCGCTCTGCACGAGCGCGGGCACCTCGAAGATCCTCGTCGGGCCGGATCCCGAGGTGCGCTTCGTGCTCGCGAGTGGCGACGTCGACGACCTCGCGGTGCTCGTGGGTGTACGCAAGGACGAACCGCCGACGCTGCATTGCCTCGTCGGTGGCCGATGGCTGAAGCCCGCCTCTCTGAGCCGCGCTGCCTCGGTCACGTCGCTCTCGAGGCTCGACGACCGGCGCTGGCTCGTGACGGGCCGGACCTTCGACGCGGACGGGTTCGCCGCCATTTACGACCCGCTCGGCTGGGAGGTGCGTCGCGTCAAGGCGCCCTCCTGCCGCGCCTACCTGGCCTCCGCGACGCGCAGCGACGCCGCGCTCGGCATCATCGTCGGGGCG includes these proteins:
- a CDS encoding DUF1579 domain-containing protein, whose protein sequence is MKPEPKKEHRWLQKLVGEWTYEHEMEMEPGKIVKITGTEVVRPMGDIWVLCEARGEMPGGDTGHMLWTFGYDPQKKAFVGTFIGSFMEYMWIYDNGTLDAEEKVLTLHTEGPDFSAPDKMTKFKDIIELKSDDERVLRSEMLGQDGKWSEVMSQTYRRKK
- a CDS encoding glutathione S-transferase family protein is translated as MQKQKPRLYGIPFSPWSEKARWALDHHRIAYEKVDHQLLVGDIRLRILLRKPTGRVTVPVLDDRGVLFTDSFDIARHADSIGAGPKLFPAGREAEIEAWNRRSEAGLAALRAAMILRVLDEPAAAKAMLPKGIPDVVEPLLLLVGRRVMELFAAKYEMRKGAASHRAVVEENLDALEEALAGGRKYLIGDTFSYADITMALLLQMVRPVDKRFMSVGPGGREGWSNPDLAERYAALLAWRDELYEKHRKSA
- a CDS encoding patatin-like phospholipase family protein, yielding MMGALRDFITSPPWVLVVLFDFSRHLLLLGALLLVLGMLFFELGRGLGLPYLFRGQSRRAQLAIGISLSLLASELFYVSYLVSPDELHRSRGRGIPLDVLNYVGALWGVVAAVAAVSLFSRGLRGKWRLRDLGTSVYTLLGAEVGLVITLGFIFGGTNEALLSRVRSAFDGRGLAIHEHVYAATFFVILGVAYLVASCFRAQKIPAAAGLCVVLALLGAIDGFFVYWLEKWHSLLLVGAALLGLFALGRDRYRARFTDLLTAYRHLPQRPCKRGCTDGRHSHLEDYEASAPSGAGLLPRTMSEFRWTDESGHKRPLVLVCTSGGGIRASVWTAAVLRALEKQLDEDQRRAFPYHVRMISGASGGMVGAAYWASTLEAPAKTVGSSEYHKGNTPEESTTEGGADWLVANVAKECLSRVAASLVFSDVPSRVLSWLEGSAREELHDRGTALENAFVENMPSLGTKLSDLDRNEKDGWCPSLVWSPMLVEKGKRLLVSNLGLDPLLVQHGPAIGEEGTTVVYSRSGYELGRLFPEPFKTTLRLATAARMSASFPFVSPAATLPTVPRSRVVDAGYWDNYGVNITCGWLDELLRTSWIEQNVSGILLVQIRDGVERPAPEGNAFSDRITRALEGVTSPISAVLSARESVMRFRNDEQVEAIARRFRLEKRFGEDFFQQVTFEFTKEAALSWYLTPEERRSLEDAAKEAVEAKAPAIGAWWDVRTVAASQAA
- a CDS encoding SIR2 family protein — translated: MSGHLFIVHGDLTQLCCDAWLVPCDIDAVPSRSWTRSFGHLDRAKLRWADPTEEWRRGKQRVLKVVDWDERLPRPWVGNVGAVPSTDVSWFVAGAEQFIERVTDDLRDNGSPPRNGRAKHLLALPVIGTRYGGKRHWTGDVVRALVPALQRLAAAKDVDIALVTNDELTYASAQALRGADPAAWPGLDEHLWRMGEQLALTAGNGDLVLFVGAGVSKNAGLPDWGGLLRDLAREAGMNEAELGALRELGALDQARAIELRMETSQPAQATKRVLGQRIAEAFSRVHGYALSHALLAALPAREVITTNYDTLFERASQAAGRTVSVLPHEPRSGASRWLLKMHGCVTDPDNIVLTREDYMRYDLRRQALAGIVQALLLMRHMLFIGFSLRDDNFHRIADAVRRARVPAKAEASSPVDRFGTALSLFSSPLEQSLWGKDLDWVNMQSTSPPTGGGEESDRAWAEAARRLELFLDSLLARTGTTAYLLHPRFEGALSTSERGLAEKLQHFLDEIDRDPSVKAAPAWKHLEALLHRLGWPRTPG
- a CDS encoding DUF4215 domain-containing protein, producing MRFLASLATAAMLTAGSGALSGCSDDAPGGTGGTGGQAGGGGNNQGGSGNQGGQGGQGGSMAECAAADECPGADTDCATRTCDGGVCGFTYAPQGTATTDQSSGDCKQSVCDGQGEVTSVEDPTDVLDDANPCTEDTCNGDTPTNENLAIGTACDVDGGKVCDGEGKCVECTDPGECTSGVCTENTCVPPTCTDTVKNGSETDVDCGGPDCLPCDDTLVCVEATDCKSGVCTDGTCAAPICDDTVENGEETDVDCGGPSCSPCGPDKGCVVDGDCVGGTCSGSICVPTCTDGEKNANETDADCGGPLCQKCEATQTCSIDADCVSDVCAAGVCAAPSCDDGKQNGDETGMDCGGPTCGPCGDGLGCAGNTDCVSGVCTGNVCQAAVCGDGVKNGVEECDDGNQDDTDACPSTCKLAACGDTFVQAGVEECDDGNQSNTDACPSTCKVATCGDTFVQIGVEDCDDGNQSNTDACVEGCKFAACGDAFVEAGVEACDDGNQDNTDACLSSCTAATCGDAFVQVGVEQCDDGNQDNTDGCVTGCLLPTCGDGFKQAGVEQCDDGNTAAGDCCAPGCTVEAGCELEPNSTCATAQAPVAAPVTINGAITPIGDQDFFAFTVPATADLKIETFEGALGACPSADTVIQFRGADCTTVITSDDQDGINSCSMLDSTIDAAMRRVAPGTYYVRVEDWLNDGTIPGYLLDISFNALCGDGVKQGSEMCDDGNVANGDGCASNCTIEATPEVEPNDTCAAATGPFVVPQDANGLLLTGAITPVGDDDWFAFTLPGTADVHIETYDMNGPGTCASVDTVIQLYSDCATPLGPEQDQGAIGNCSRIDPNINTYARKLPAGTYRVKVIDYLEDTVIAGYKLQVKLTALCGNGVVEGTEECDGSPGCTATCETIKETVCNDGIDDDGDGNVDCADAECAFACSVPCGAGETLVAFGSTDTPMAIPDEDFTTSTINVPVPGTVTRAVVRLNIAHTWAADVDVSLSSPAGTLIDLTSDNGSSDDNYTNTILDDTCANPIASGTAPFTGCYSPETPLTTFNGQASAGAWQLAVADDEAAIVGTLNNWSLALCVAP
- a CDS encoding protein kinase domain-containing protein: MRDRTDEHFVNRIEGTSIASDMRPGVSYRVERVIGDGGMSLAFFALRIAPDGQTPVVLKILRPQMIHSTDRAALLAVQKEAVALGRLNERLPPAPFVVRLVDTGTLRLPYGLETLAVPWLAIEYVHGGAEGTTLEERMARAVDRTGHAFDPDRAAHAIECLAQGLHAIHEVGVIHRDIKPGNVLCCGFGAEEIFKIADFGIARPAGMTATFGAMLVGTPGYAAPEQLLVRTVGPYSDVFALAAVVYYILTGEEYFHFEFPSEYPTVVQRAPRRRLEDAGWLHPDLRARPDACAAIDAALARATAFREQERPANPRLLAQMIAPSLRHGGGPISRSAPRRHRSLLQDLSPQEIRVFSTRRAPDDERIVRAVAWDGDGRCLAVTSEGLAFWDGFDFRAVAAPEPLSPQGIHFVLRLDAGRWLVGGDGATAALCTSAGTSKILVGPDPEVRFVLASGDVDDLAVLVGVRKDEPPTLHCLVGGRWLKPASLSRAASVTSLSRLDDRRWLVTGRTFDADGFAAIYDPLGWEVRRVKAPSCRAYLASATRSDAALGIIVGAAGNAVRFEGRRSTASVIGGAPDLSAAAIDEAGRVWVGSAGALWVQPPGAARWDDAHRVGWETPFISIFAHSGRVMAMSADGGILEGRPTFG